The DNA sequence atacctcatacttaaattaatatttaatagttttattttctttatatccttcacgatatacatattacatacaaacgatataccttagaccaatataaatatatcataaacttaaactaatatactattaaatgatttttttccacaatatataataatatataaaaactatattctgCAATCATAAACCATAAATACTATAGtgtaaaattaatataccaccaatatagtgaaaaatatatatatactaaaaacttaatttaatattccacatgttttttttttctttccttcataaTATACTAATGGacataaagacaatatttcctagtgaaatataactgtacctcaaacttaaactaatattctatattttttaatttccgtctttcgttcattatataccatagcacattaaaataatatactacaatcttaaactaatatactacctttcagttatttcaaaatatatatatactacttttcagttttttttaatatattattgcacataaaaacgatatatgcaaaataactataccagacacttaattattcaagattataattgtaatttatcatcaaatttttaactaaaaggatattttgttaatttttttaaaaaagagacatttattaacttaattgttagatttagaATCATTTTGCATCTAGGCCCaagaaaaaatatgtaaattggTGGTAACAAAATGAGCCCATTTCGAAAGAAAGCCCAGCATCACATTATGGCACTGCTTTCCATTCAAAATCTAAAACAACATATCGCCGCCGTTAATTGATAAAACCCTAAAATCCCTAAAACCCCTAATTCCATCTATAAAGACACCATCTTCATATTATATCATCCTGTGCCTCCATTATCACTCGTTCTCAATCCTTCCCTTCATATCGAAGCTATTCGGTGCTGTTTCTTCGATTGTCTTCTTGCTATTCTatatctcatattttttttattttttctttctccaATCAATGTATATGCTCTATTATATTATTCAAGTTTTTCTCGGGAAATAACTATCGTTCGATCGTCTTTCATAGTTGGAAATCTATCGCCTACTCTAATCCCGATGGTTATTGGAGTAGAGTTTGATTATTGTTTGTATCTTCTTTGTGTTATATTTACCCCTCTTTAACTGTATGATACTTGTTGATGTCAATGATGATAAATCTAAGGCTTGTTTCTCAAAACATTCGCAGTGGCCGACTAAAGCTTTCGCCTTCGCCAGGCTTGAGAGCTAATGCTGCCTTAACCTTCCTTGGATGTCTGAGATCTGTAATTTGATCTTCttctttgttgttaatttttccATAACATTTGCTGTGGTCTAATAATTGCTTagtttttattgttaatttcaATGATGATAACTCTAAGGCTTGTTTCTCAAAACATTCGCAGTGGCCGTCTAAAGCTTTCGCCTTCGCCAGGCTTGAGAGCTAATGCTGCCCTAACCTTCCTTGGATGTCTGAGATCTGAACTTAGTTCTTCTCCTTTgttatttctttattataatttcgatTGGTATTTAGTTCTTGTGTCATATTTTGACGGAGGATCTCTGCGAAGAAATCCTTTACAATACGGTAGCAAACATGTTATGTTTGTATATTTCCTTAGTTAACGTCAAATATCAATATCAACATTGTGATGGTTTTCCTTTTTGGATTTCCTCCGTTTTGATTTGTCTCATATTCCATCACCTTGTAGAGCGGCTTTGCTGCCATTGCTACTTTGGACTTGCCATGGGGCTTACATTTTGCTATTaagtttttatctttttctattTGCTACTGTTTTTGTATGTATTACGACAGTTTCATTAATTTGCTTTGATGttttacatgtatatatatattgcccATGATGATATCAATCATCAATTACCATCTTTCGGGACTGAATGGCTCTTTTGGGCCTTGCTGTTAATATGCAATTCTGAggcattttcattaatttttatttctttatagtGCTAAGTTATACAAACTTTTACAGTACCAATGAGGATATCATTTACCAATTAACACCATCTTTCGGGACTGAAATGGCTTTTTAAGCCTTGATGTTATATTCTGCAATTCTGAGGTACTAAGTGTGTcataatgatattttttttttaaaattttaagcttTGCTTACAAGTTTTACTGTTTTTCAAAGTTCTAACAATGACTTTTCTGTATGTTTATATCAGTGAGTTTGTTGACTGTACTAAGTTTTGGCAGTTGTTTAGATTTCAGTTTGATAATTCTATTATTATTGgtttgtatatacatatatgttttgttttttgttgCAGGGTCGCTGCTTCATCTTCCGATCATCCCATCAGTGTGTTCTTGTTGATGGCCTGAGagttattcatttttttaattcattGTAGACTGTAATTTGTACTATTTATTTTGTAACTTTTTTgtcaaatttcaaatttttcttagaaattTATATAGATTAATGTCTATATAAATTTCTGAGAAATTTCTCAGTGAATAAAAAGTGTACTAGTTGAGATATCTTTACTGTAGTACCATATCTCATTTAAGAGTAATATAATAACGTGCAttcatttatataatattaatataggtTCTGCTATTACCTCAGTGTAAACTATATTTGTACatcattttttcttatttaaatgatgaataatttttattttgaaattaaacatatcttAATCAAATTAACTTTTCTTGCTACAAAAAATGTAGTAAAtaattacatttattagttaGATTATAAATGTGTATGGTAAACAATCAAAAAATAGCTTTTTAAGAGCTTAAAGCGTAAAGTTATAGTTGCTGCAATTTAACTTTATATTCAATTTCCCACTGAAAACAGTGTTTTTGTTATACACTGCTCTGGTAAACGTTTTCAACTGTTAGAAACattttcaagaaagatttctaattgttaaatttagatattatataaataaatagtcaatataataaattttagaaaattctcATTTTTAgtatctaaaataatattttaattagttttttttatattgtaaaatttaaaaatttaaatagtcaatataattttttttagtatctatttatatttttatttatttttttttataatttttttttagttaaattaattttttttagtatctaTTGCGTTCAAACTGATATTTATAGGGtattcatgaaaaaaaatttgactaaaaaatttagAAGGTACATTTAAAAGGATACATTATAGAATCACTCATAAATTTTTATTGTGGAAAAATTATTGGATATATACATGGTGAAAAACTTTTTTGGAAACTGAAATAGCTGAGGGGGCGACTAGTTTCGGAACTAGAAAATCTTGAATTCTATTTGGAGcaatttaaatttagatttttgtggtgttaatttgtaaattttcttttttttttttttttttttttttgaatggtaaTAATCTTTATTAACCAACAACCTCTGTTACCAAACATGGTAACAACTCAAAATAGAAGCTCTTGCAAAAGCATATTAGAAATATatcttgttaatttttttttaatcttttctgCTAAAAGATTTCAGAATCTGATTTAAATTTAATGCTCGTTAATTTAattgatcatttttttctttattttttgaaacaattttttatttattttgaaagttCTATATAAAATTTCGGGATTTTATTGCCTTTTTTTTTAACGTTTAATAAAtgcatttaattattaaaaaagaaaaaaggaaaaaagataaGCATTTAatattgtgattttttttaagaaaataggaTTTAAATTTAAACGATTTAAACTATCTAGCCGAAATTATAGCTCTTCTACCCACGATATCCTACTcactattatattattattaatatattgagCCTATAAATAGTTTGTTACCTTAATCAAATCTCCTCTCTGCAAAAATGGGTTACCACAGTTTGTATTTGAAAGAATGTCTCACTGCATACTTCTTAGTTATATGCTCCGCCTCAGTTTTCATTTAAATCCATTATCCGCAATTCTTCTACTCACTACTTGAATTCATCAATTCAAGCCCTAAGatttttaaattcaagaaacttccAAACAAAACATGGCGTACCTCGACAACAACGACGACGATGGTGAGCCTTTCGTCGAGACCGATCCGACGGGCCGTTACGGAAGGTACAGGGAGTTGATCGGTGCCGGTTCAGTAAAGAAAGTGTACAAAGCCTTTGACATTGTAAATGGCGAAGAAGTAGCTTGGAACCAAGTTTCCTTGAGAAAATTCATGGACGACGATTCAACCATGGCTAGGCTATTCACAGAGGTTcgtttgttaacttctttaaaaaACGACAACATTATTTCTTGCTTTGCCGCCTGGAACGACAAAAATAACCAAACCCTCAATTTCATCACCGAGGTTTGCATGTCTGGGAATTTGAGGGAGTACCGTAAGAAACACCGTAGGGTTTCGTTATCTGCGATCAAGAAATGGGCCCGGCAGATATTGAGAGGCCTGGACTATCTTCACACGTGCGAACCGCGCGTGATTCACAGAGACTTAAACTGTAGCAATATCTTCATCGATGGAAATAGGGGGAAGGTGAAGATAGGGGATTTGGGATTGGCCACCGCGAAAGACCGGAACGCGTTCGTACAGTCTATGGTGGGGACGCCTGAGTACATGGCGCCGGAGATTTTCGAGGAGAAGTATACGGAGACGGTTGATATTTACTCGTTCGGGCTCTGTGTGTTGGAGCTCGTCACTAGGGAGATTCCGTACAGCGAGTGTAAGTCAATCGTTGATATTTACAGGAAGGTGAGCGGCGGAGTCAAACCTCAGGCCCTGAATAAGGTGGAGGATTCGGAAGTGAAATGTTTCATTGAAAAGTGCATTGTTCGTGACCCGGAAAGGCCCACTGCGGCCCAATTACTTCAGGACCCATTTTTTTATGGGCTTTTTGATGATGACGACGAAAATTACTACCACGGGGAATTCTATGGTGTAGTGGCTAGTACTTTATTAGTTTAAGCTTTTTACATTTGTAttagttttagttttgttggttttttttatcttaatatTAGAGAGATAAATGTAAATGCAAAGAGAATAATAGAGGCACTCTCTTTAGTAAACTAAGATTTTAACCAAACTAAATTTGAATTTACTAGTCTACACACCCATAATATAAAGAGTTAAAGCTAAAATACATCTTAATTAGATAGAATAGAAGATTCATATCCAGACTCGCCTCTAGTGTATCAAATCTcaagcaatatatatatacataaatataatattactaCTATGCAATGGAACCACAATGAACATGGGATTCAATGGCAACTCTTGCAGCCTCGATGACTACTTGTCCACTTACATAGTGGTGGCGACAGACCGGCATGTAGACATCAGCACCACCGATCAGCTcggtttgcttctcttgtgttTTTCTCAATGTAAACAGGGCAGGTTTCCCACAAAGCTCACATCTGGcacttaattttgttatagaatcAGCAAGAGGAATTATGTCAAGCACAGAACCAAAGCTCCTTCTGCCATCATCATAGAAGAAAAACTTATCAAGCCTTTCCATACATGACCTCAcattattttgattaaaagtTTGAAGGGTACTAAAAAATACCTCAAGTAGTCACCATCTAGACCAGAGACTATGATTGTTTTGCCATCAAGATCAGCAGCTTCACGGCAGAAATCATAAAGGTCTCCAAAGAATTGAGCTTCATCGATTCCAATCACATCTAGCTGTCATCAAACGTTGACATGAAGCTAAATTTAAAATCTTGTTTATGTCATTTTAATTCTGGTCAAACCCAACAATCTCCTAAAAATCTGAGTAAAGTGCTAGGCATGAGTAATCGAAACCCAAACCATAGACATGTCCACTTAACATAAACTTCAAATCACAAGTCTGTAGACAAGGAAAACTATCTAACCTCACAATCAGAATATACCCTAACAACTCAATATTAACATTGCAAAATCATCAGTTAGGGACTGATTAGTTTTTGAGGGACTAAAACTACCTCTTCATATGCTTCTGCACCAAAATTTTGCCTGAATGATAGCAAATCTGCCAGAGCCCAACAAGGCAATTTCACTCCATCATGTGTTACAATTGAATCCAATCCATACCTTGTGTCTTTGTTTGATTTTATTATTGCTACACTTCTATAaaacagataaaaaaaaaaagaaattagtaGATAAAAATGAATTCCAAAACACGTGTATAATTGTTCAAACCATTTCCACATCACAATTATACGTATGTAAAGTCATCACAAGACCTACGTTACAGCTATGCTACTGTATAATTGAACAATCTAGCCATAATATGTTGCAGCTAGATGTGTATAATTGAACCATTAGCTATTACTACTGTATAATTGAAAAGATAGAATCCAGGTTTTTCATCAAACAgccatttatattattatatacttAATCAAAAGACTGGCTGCAATTCTTTTGCAAACTAtcaaaaataacacttttctcaCCTCTAAATGAAGTGAATTATATAACTAGCAGAAACCTACATCAATGGCTCACATATAATCCATAAATATAAACTGGGGCAACCTCATTTGTTTCCACTAGAGTAACCTTTATAGGATGTGACATAACAAGACCACTGTATGACCTAAATAGATTAATTATGCAACTTTTCCTTATAGGGGTGATGAGCTCAAGGATCTTTTTAGTTACTTAACACCCTGACTTTCA is a window from the Cannabis sativa cultivar Pink pepper isolate KNU-18-1 chromosome 1, ASM2916894v1, whole genome shotgun sequence genome containing:
- the LOC115707316 gene encoding probable serine/threonine-protein kinase WNK11; translation: MAYLDNNDDDGEPFVETDPTGRYGRYRELIGAGSVKKVYKAFDIVNGEEVAWNQVSLRKFMDDDSTMARLFTEVRLLTSLKNDNIISCFAAWNDKNNQTLNFITEVCMSGNLREYRKKHRRVSLSAIKKWARQILRGLDYLHTCEPRVIHRDLNCSNIFIDGNRGKVKIGDLGLATAKDRNAFVQSMVGTPEYMAPEIFEEKYTETVDIYSFGLCVLELVTREIPYSECKSIVDIYRKVSGGVKPQALNKVEDSEVKCFIEKCIVRDPERPTAAQLLQDPFFYGLFDDDDENYYHGEFYGVVASTLLV